In Kitasatospora sp. NBC_00240, the following are encoded in one genomic region:
- a CDS encoding TetR/AcrR family transcriptional regulator, translated as MGRKQLWDQSEVLTSAMRLFRRRGYLGASLRDIEEATGLHPGSLYRVFRSKDGLFRAALDAYNDQVVQGRVQAHLREPADPVAGIRSFFTSTFETGLDPDPGCLLTNTAVESFTVPQAADGVRRGLETIESGFTEALTRARTLGLLPADLDVEVSAAHLLALYQGLLVLVRAGTPASKLHMITDGAMASIDSEKEGQR; from the coding sequence ATGGGACGCAAGCAGCTCTGGGACCAGTCGGAGGTCCTCACCTCCGCCATGCGACTGTTCCGTCGCCGCGGTTACCTCGGGGCCTCCCTGCGGGACATCGAGGAGGCGACCGGGCTGCATCCGGGCAGCCTGTACCGGGTCTTCCGGAGCAAGGACGGCCTGTTCCGCGCGGCGCTGGACGCCTACAACGACCAGGTGGTGCAGGGCCGCGTCCAGGCCCATCTCCGGGAGCCGGCGGACCCGGTGGCAGGCATCCGGTCGTTCTTCACCTCGACCTTCGAGACCGGCCTCGACCCCGATCCGGGATGCCTGCTCACCAACACCGCCGTGGAGTCCTTCACCGTTCCGCAGGCCGCCGACGGGGTCCGCCGGGGCCTGGAGACGATCGAGTCCGGCTTCACCGAAGCCCTGACACGCGCCCGCACCCTGGGCCTGCTCCCCGCGGATCTGGACGTCGAGGTTTCGGCGGCCCACCTGCTGGCGCTCTACCAGGGCCTGCTGGTGCTGGTCCGGGCCGGCACCCCCGCCAGCAAACTGCACATGATCACCGACGGCGCGATGGCGTCGATCGACTCCGAGAAAGAGGGACAGCGATGA
- a CDS encoding TetR/AcrR family transcriptional regulator, with translation MVRAGLTPERLTRAGAELADEVGFDQVTVSALARRFDVKVASLYSHLKSSQELKTRIALFALEELADRVTASLAGRAGKDALAAFADAYRDYAREHPGRYAAARLRLDPETAAASAGVRHAQMTRAILRGYDLAEPDQTHAVRMLGSVFHGYVSLESAGGFSHTAVDPQESWEWILDSLDALLRNRAAH, from the coding sequence ATGGTTCGAGCAGGACTGACACCGGAGCGCCTGACCCGGGCCGGGGCGGAACTGGCGGACGAGGTCGGCTTCGACCAGGTGACCGTCTCGGCGCTCGCCCGGCGGTTCGACGTCAAGGTCGCGAGCCTGTACTCGCACCTCAAGAGCTCCCAGGAGCTCAAGACCCGGATCGCCCTGTTCGCGCTGGAGGAACTCGCCGACCGGGTCACCGCCTCCCTGGCCGGGCGGGCCGGCAAGGACGCGCTGGCCGCCTTCGCGGACGCCTACCGCGACTACGCCCGGGAGCACCCCGGCCGCTACGCCGCCGCCCGGCTCAGGCTCGACCCCGAGACGGCGGCCGCCAGTGCCGGCGTCCGGCACGCACAGATGACCCGGGCGATCCTGCGCGGCTACGACCTGGCGGAGCCGGACCAGACGCACGCCGTCCGGATGCTCGGCAGCGTCTTCCACGGCTACGTCAGCCTGGAGAGCGCCGGGGGCTTCAGCCACACCGCCGTCGACCCCCAGGAGTCCTGGGAGTGGATCCTGGATTCCCTCGACGCCCTGCTGCGGAACCGGGCAGCGCACTGA
- a CDS encoding MerR family transcriptional regulator → MADTLSPAEVVERSGFSIDTLRYYERIGLLDRIDRTVGGRRQFNENHLDWLGVLRCLRDTGMPIAEMQRYADSAREGDATLAERLELLTEHAARVEQTIAELRRQQQHLAEKIAWYQAQIHIRPGE, encoded by the coding sequence ATGGCGGACACACTCTCCCCCGCTGAGGTCGTGGAACGGTCCGGCTTCAGCATCGACACCCTGCGCTACTACGAGCGCATCGGCCTGCTCGACCGGATCGACCGAACCGTGGGCGGCAGGCGGCAGTTCAACGAGAACCACCTCGACTGGCTGGGCGTGCTGCGCTGCCTGCGGGACACCGGCATGCCCATCGCCGAGATGCAGCGGTACGCCGACTCCGCCCGCGAGGGCGACGCCACGCTCGCCGAGCGGCTGGAGCTGCTCACCGAGCACGCCGCCCGCGTGGAGCAGACCATCGCCGAACTTCGGCGCCAGCAGCAGCACTTGGCAGAGAAGATCGCCTGGTACCAGGCGCAGATCCACATCCGACCGGGAGAATGA
- a CDS encoding pyridoxamine 5'-phosphate oxidase family protein: protein MGTTVDHSKIVHLVNTDPVIRTLLEAPIPMRLGYVGLDGHPRTVPVAYLWNGQAFVFATPTSAYKVRAITAHPQVSFTVDTTDFTPLIMMVRGTASVEIRQGVPQEHIDASRRSVGEAGMEEWERVKRANTTEMALISIDPTHVTVCDFATRFPPPAAVNSRTHGAG from the coding sequence ATGGGGACTACCGTGGACCACTCGAAGATCGTGCACCTGGTGAACACCGACCCGGTGATCCGAACCCTCCTGGAGGCGCCGATCCCGATGCGGCTCGGGTACGTCGGACTGGACGGGCACCCGCGCACCGTCCCGGTCGCCTACCTGTGGAACGGCCAGGCCTTCGTCTTCGCCACTCCGACGAGCGCCTACAAGGTCAGGGCGATCACGGCGCACCCCCAGGTGTCCTTCACCGTCGACACCACCGACTTCACGCCACTGATCATGATGGTCCGCGGCACGGCCTCGGTCGAGATCCGGCAGGGAGTCCCCCAGGAGCACATCGACGCCTCCCGCCGCAGCGTGGGAGAGGCCGGAATGGAGGAGTGGGAGCGCGTCAAGCGCGCGAACACCACCGAGATGGCGCTGATCTCCATCGATCCGACCCATGTCACCGTCTGCGACTTCGCCACCCGCTTCCCTCCGCCGGCCGCCGTCAACTCCCGTACTCACGGCGCGGGGTAG
- a CDS encoding discoidin domain-containing protein gives MRFLPLLLRPRVRASRRRRPLVAVLVALALAAGGAVGVTAGTASAASGLLSQGRPATASSVENAGTPASAAVDGNAGTRWSSAAADPQWLQIDLGASATVDRVVLNWEAAFASGFRIEVSANATAWTPIYTTATGTGGVQDLAVSGSGRYIRLYGTARGSGWGYSLWEFQVYGTSGTGSGCGTVNAAQGRPATASSVENAGTPASAAVDGNAGTRWSSAAADPQWLQVDLGATTSVCRVALNWEAAFASGFRIEVSDNATAWTPIHTTTSGAGGVQDLAVSGSGRYIRLYGTARGSAWGYSLWEFQVFTGSGGGGGGDFSGSVISAYQQVTASSYEGGNAPAAALDGRSTTRWSSQPGDTQWLRVDLGGAATVTGVVLTWEAAYATGYRIEVSDDGAAWTPIHTTAAGTGGTERLAISGKGRYVRFYGTARATGYGYSLWEFQVYGTVDSSAATPPLLSGPTRAPATTGQFALAAPADRAMVTSTRRPAFSWAAVPGTARYEVWLNLSRTDYDFTQNVDLIDLYTKVAEPTGTTYTPSWDISDRWTYRWYVVAVSASGARTTSNIRTFSLYVPDIESTDDGIGVVNGARDLDKNGTIEPYEDWRQPVETRVADLLGRMTLEEKAFQMFYNVQSYPMSGWHFGPAQPGDLHNVLLSTAATRLGIPPVSAGDTTAGYQTTYPLQSTLAAGKDYALDYQLGNMQRLEELEVGARGTLSPLAEVGTKVLYPRIQEGGGENAEVAAAQLRALVAGLQGGPELNPGSVLATVKHWPGEGAGGEAGITYDGVTIKYHMIPFRAAMQAGAVNIMPGYAGSSYLDPGGPGAGDSAKILAYLRQNLGYTGLITTDWLPSSAWVNAANAGSDVMGGADPGAPGYSMATFESQVPLARINDAVTRILRLKFQLGVFEHPYGDPVNGPYRFHQPSYVELANKAARESDTLLKNNGVLPVRLNAGDNIVVAGPRATDGSACCIWTSYFHENYGSQTLLDAVKARAAKAGVNVYQDTGPAPKLAVVAVGEPTYTHATAWTKEQPYLPADQLALIQKFKQQGIPVVVVLTLPRPIVISEWNNLADAVVVTYRGGEEVGPATAGLLFGDFTPSGKLPWQLPRSLDQVLKPGGTDVLADANESWDLPYDLGATAAERADIRARIDAGQPVPTTYGNPLYPYGAGLTGWN, from the coding sequence ATGCGATTCCTGCCCCTGCTCTTACGGCCCCGGGTCCGGGCGTCGCGACGACGACGCCCGCTGGTGGCCGTCCTGGTCGCGCTCGCCCTGGCGGCCGGCGGAGCGGTCGGTGTAACGGCCGGCACCGCGAGCGCCGCCTCGGGCCTGCTGTCCCAGGGCAGGCCGGCGACGGCCTCGTCCGTGGAGAACGCCGGGACCCCGGCTTCGGCGGCGGTCGACGGCAATGCCGGTACCCGCTGGTCCAGCGCCGCCGCCGACCCCCAGTGGCTGCAGATCGACCTCGGCGCCTCCGCCACCGTCGACCGGGTGGTGCTGAACTGGGAGGCCGCCTTCGCCAGCGGCTTCCGGATCGAGGTCTCGGCCAACGCGACCGCCTGGACCCCGATCTACACCACGGCCACCGGCACCGGCGGCGTCCAGGACCTCGCCGTGTCCGGGAGCGGCCGCTACATCCGCCTCTACGGCACCGCCCGCGGCAGCGGCTGGGGCTACTCGCTCTGGGAGTTCCAGGTCTACGGCACGAGCGGGACCGGCTCGGGCTGCGGCACCGTGAACGCCGCGCAGGGCAGGCCGGCGACGGCCTCGTCCGTGGAGAACGCCGGGACCCCGGCTTCGGCGGCGGTCGACGGCAATGCCGGTACCCGCTGGTCCAGCGCCGCCGCCGACCCCCAGTGGCTGCAGGTCGACCTCGGTGCCACGACCTCGGTCTGCCGGGTGGCGCTGAACTGGGAGGCCGCCTTCGCGAGCGGCTTCCGGATCGAGGTGTCCGACAACGCGACCGCCTGGACGCCGATCCACACCACCACGAGCGGTGCCGGCGGCGTCCAGGACCTCGCCGTGTCCGGCAGCGGCCGCTACATCCGCCTGTACGGCACCGCCCGCGGCAGCGCCTGGGGCTACTCGCTCTGGGAGTTCCAGGTCTTCACCGGCTCCGGCGGTGGCGGTGGCGGCGACTTCTCCGGTTCGGTGATCTCCGCCTACCAGCAGGTCACCGCCTCGTCGTACGAGGGCGGCAACGCCCCGGCGGCGGCGCTCGACGGCCGCAGCACCACCCGCTGGTCCAGTCAGCCCGGCGACACCCAGTGGCTGCGGGTGGACCTCGGCGGCGCCGCCACCGTCACCGGTGTCGTACTCACCTGGGAAGCCGCCTACGCCACGGGCTACCGCATCGAGGTGTCCGACGACGGCGCCGCGTGGACGCCGATCCACACCACCGCCGCGGGCACCGGCGGCACCGAGCGGCTGGCGATCAGCGGCAAGGGCCGCTACGTGCGGTTCTACGGTACGGCGCGGGCCACCGGCTACGGCTACTCGCTGTGGGAGTTCCAGGTCTACGGCACGGTCGACTCCTCGGCCGCCACGCCGCCGCTGCTCTCCGGGCCCACCAGGGCGCCGGCCACCACGGGCCAGTTCGCACTGGCCGCTCCGGCGGACCGGGCCATGGTCACCAGCACCCGGCGGCCGGCCTTCTCCTGGGCCGCGGTGCCGGGCACCGCGCGCTACGAAGTGTGGCTGAACCTCAGCCGCACCGACTACGACTTCACCCAGAACGTCGATCTGATCGACCTCTACACCAAGGTCGCCGAGCCCACCGGCACGACCTATACGCCGAGTTGGGACATCTCCGACCGCTGGACCTACCGGTGGTACGTGGTCGCGGTGAGCGCCTCCGGGGCCCGCACCACCTCGAACATCCGGACCTTCAGCCTCTACGTGCCCGACATCGAGAGCACCGATGACGGCATCGGTGTCGTCAACGGCGCCCGCGACCTCGACAAGAACGGGACGATCGAGCCGTACGAGGACTGGCGGCAGCCTGTCGAGACCAGGGTCGCCGACCTCCTGGGCCGGATGACGCTGGAGGAGAAGGCCTTCCAGATGTTCTACAACGTCCAGTCGTACCCCATGTCCGGCTGGCACTTCGGCCCGGCGCAACCGGGGGACCTGCACAACGTGCTGCTCTCCACGGCGGCCACCCGTCTCGGCATCCCGCCGGTCTCGGCGGGCGACACCACGGCCGGGTACCAGACGACCTATCCGCTGCAGAGCACCCTGGCGGCCGGCAAGGACTACGCGCTGGACTACCAACTGGGCAACATGCAGCGGCTGGAGGAGCTGGAGGTCGGGGCGCGCGGCACGCTGTCGCCGCTCGCGGAGGTCGGCACCAAGGTGCTGTACCCCCGGATCCAGGAGGGCGGCGGTGAGAACGCCGAGGTCGCGGCGGCGCAGCTGCGGGCGCTGGTGGCCGGCCTCCAGGGCGGCCCGGAGCTCAACCCCGGCTCGGTGCTGGCGACGGTCAAGCACTGGCCCGGCGAAGGCGCCGGCGGCGAGGCCGGGATCACCTACGACGGGGTCACCATCAAGTACCACATGATCCCGTTCCGGGCGGCGATGCAGGCCGGCGCGGTGAACATCATGCCAGGCTACGCGGGCAGTTCGTACCTGGACCCGGGTGGCCCGGGCGCGGGCGACAGTGCCAAGATCCTGGCGTACCTGCGGCAGAACCTCGGCTACACCGGCCTGATCACCACCGACTGGCTGCCCTCCTCGGCGTGGGTGAACGCGGCCAACGCCGGGTCGGACGTGATGGGCGGCGCCGACCCGGGCGCGCCCGGCTACAGCATGGCGACCTTCGAGTCGCAGGTGCCGCTCGCCCGGATCAACGACGCGGTGACCCGGATCCTGCGGCTCAAGTTCCAGCTGGGTGTCTTCGAGCACCCGTACGGCGACCCGGTGAACGGCCCCTACCGGTTCCACCAGCCCAGTTATGTGGAGCTCGCCAACAAGGCGGCGCGGGAGTCCGACACGCTGCTGAAGAACAACGGGGTGCTGCCGGTCCGGCTGAACGCCGGGGACAACATCGTGGTCGCCGGCCCGCGGGCCACCGACGGCTCGGCCTGCTGCATCTGGACCAGCTACTTCCACGAGAACTACGGTTCGCAGACGCTGTTGGACGCGGTGAAGGCGCGGGCGGCCAAGGCCGGGGTCAACGTGTACCAGGACACCGGCCCGGCGCCGAAGCTGGCCGTGGTGGCGGTGGGTGAGCCCACCTACACCCACGCCACCGCGTGGACGAAGGAGCAGCCCTACCTGCCGGCCGACCAGCTGGCGCTCATCCAGAAGTTCAAGCAGCAGGGCATCCCGGTGGTCGTGGTGCTGACCCTGCCGCGGCCGATCGTGATCAGCGAGTGGAACAACCTGGCCGACGCCGTCGTGGTGACCTACCGGGGCGGTGAGGAGGTCGGTCCGGCCACCGCGGGCCTGCTGTTCGGCGACTTCACGCCGTCGGGCAAACTGCCGTGGCAGCTGCCACGGAGCCTGGACCAGGTGCTCAAGCCGGGCGGCACCGATGTACTGGCCGACGCCAACGAGAGCTGGGACCTGCCGTACGACCTGGGGGCCACCGCCGCGGAGCGGGCGGACATCCGGGCCAGGATCGATGCCGGTCAGCCGGTGCCGACGACCTACGGCAATCCGCTCTACCCGTACGGAGCCGGTCTGACCGGCTGGAACTGA
- a CDS encoding FBP domain-containing protein has translation MKPLTEQEIRTAFVNCTKGEAKRLSVPRDLADRPWDDLDFLGWRDPQAPGRAYLATELDGRTVALALRCPGAASWQLRRSMCSLCLTTHTGGVSLMVAARAGKAGQHGNSVGAYMCSDLACPLYVRGKGDVGVGARIPESLTLEEKIRRTSANLAAFIAKVTA, from the coding sequence ATGAAGCCGCTGACCGAGCAAGAGATCCGCACCGCGTTCGTGAACTGCACCAAAGGTGAGGCGAAGCGCCTGTCCGTCCCCCGGGACCTGGCCGATCGGCCCTGGGACGACCTGGACTTCCTGGGCTGGCGGGACCCTCAGGCCCCCGGTCGGGCCTATCTCGCCACCGAGCTGGACGGCCGCACGGTGGCGCTCGCCCTGCGCTGCCCCGGCGCCGCCTCCTGGCAGCTGCGGCGCAGCATGTGCTCGCTGTGCCTGACCACCCACACCGGCGGTGTCTCGCTGATGGTTGCCGCGAGGGCCGGCAAGGCCGGGCAGCACGGCAACTCCGTGGGCGCCTACATGTGCAGCGACCTTGCCTGCCCGCTGTACGTACGGGGCAAGGGTGACGTGGGCGTCGGCGCGCGGATCCCGGAGTCGCTCACCTTGGAGGAGAAGATCCGGCGGACGTCCGCGAACCTCGCCGCGTTCATCGCCAAGGTCACCGCGTGA
- a CDS encoding helix-turn-helix transcriptional regulator: protein MDRRTEIRDFLTTRRARVTPEQAGRTLSPLSGTRRVPGLRREEVAQLAGVSVPYYTRLERGDARGATDAVLDAIARALLLDDAERAHLFDLVRAANATGPAGAARPARQPVRPGLRNLVETISDVPAYLRNARLDLLAGNPLARALFAPIFDSPARPANAARFTFLDPAAAAFYPDWETVAEQNVATLRAEVGRNPYDKALSDLIGELSTRGGDAFRGRWARHDVRHHRAGAKRIHHPLVGDLTFTYETTQLTADDGLYLILCAVPPGSRDAETLDLLASWNASAPTTSPSST from the coding sequence ATGGACCGCCGCACCGAGATCCGCGACTTCCTCACCACCCGCCGCGCCCGGGTCACCCCCGAGCAGGCCGGCCGCACCCTCTCCCCGCTCTCCGGCACCCGCCGCGTCCCCGGCCTGCGCCGCGAGGAAGTCGCCCAACTCGCCGGCGTCAGCGTCCCCTACTACACCCGCCTGGAGCGAGGCGACGCCCGCGGCGCCACCGACGCCGTCCTCGACGCCATCGCCCGCGCCCTCCTGCTGGACGACGCCGAGCGCGCGCACCTCTTCGACCTCGTCCGCGCCGCCAACGCCACCGGCCCGGCAGGAGCGGCCCGGCCCGCCCGCCAACCCGTCCGCCCCGGCCTGCGCAACCTCGTCGAGACGATCAGCGACGTCCCCGCCTACCTCCGCAACGCCCGGCTCGACCTTCTCGCCGGCAACCCCCTCGCCCGCGCCCTGTTCGCCCCCATCTTCGACAGCCCCGCCCGCCCGGCGAATGCCGCCCGCTTCACCTTCCTCGACCCGGCCGCCGCAGCGTTCTACCCCGACTGGGAGACCGTCGCCGAGCAGAACGTCGCCACGCTGCGCGCCGAAGTCGGCCGCAACCCCTACGACAAGGCGCTCTCCGACCTGATCGGCGAACTCTCCACCCGCGGCGGCGACGCCTTCCGCGGTCGCTGGGCCCGCCACGACGTACGCCACCACCGCGCCGGCGCCAAGCGTATCCACCACCCCCTCGTCGGCGACCTCACCTTCACCTACGAGACCACTCAACTGACCGCCGACGACGGTCTCTACCTCATCCTGTGCGCCGTCCCACCCGGCAGCCGAGACGCCGAAACCCTCGACCTCCTTGCAAGCTGGAACGCCTCCGCACCAACAACCTCGCCGTCCAGCACCTGA
- a CDS encoding nuclear transport factor 2 family protein encodes MSDSQQLWENYAACWSADPGERPAALGAVAVEDVTYRDPGTEVGGLTELAAYMAGFAGAFPGHRFRIDEVLEHHDRSLARWTQLGEQGEPAMAGVSTALHRDGRLADITGFFLPA; translated from the coding sequence ATGAGCGACTCACAGCAGCTCTGGGAGAACTACGCGGCCTGCTGGTCGGCCGACCCCGGCGAGCGGCCTGCCGCGCTCGGCGCGGTCGCGGTCGAGGACGTCACCTACCGGGACCCGGGCACGGAGGTCGGCGGGCTGACCGAGCTGGCCGCCTACATGGCCGGCTTCGCCGGGGCCTTCCCCGGTCACCGGTTCCGCATCGACGAGGTGCTCGAACACCACGACCGGTCGCTCGCCCGGTGGACCCAGCTCGGCGAGCAGGGCGAGCCCGCCATGGCGGGCGTGAGCACCGCGCTCCACCGCGACGGCCGGCTCGCCGACATCACCGGGTTCTTCCTCCCCGCCTGA
- a CDS encoding MFS transporter, with protein MPATVPVADRPAPSGTGPGSAAVPVAGSGFALGAALLGFFVITLDALIVSVALPAIGSDLGGGISGLQWVVDGYTLMLAALLLSAGSVSDRIGAKRAFGLGLGLFLVASAACALAPGLGVLVGARLVQGAGAAVMMPATLALIREAFPDADRRTRALGLWAVGGSVGSAAGPLVGGALAGWDWRWIFFINLPVGALALGLLGRAPSSPRRAVPFDVVGQVAAVAALGALTYALIEGGQAGFASVRIVAALVLAVASAGVFLVRQARGRAPMMPLDLFRSRPVVAALVAGFALNVGFYGVTFLFSLYFQTFRGMSAALTGLLFLPMTLQSVGVSFVSAAATRRFGARATMVAGQVVMGAGLLVLCLLPATVPVGVVAVLLMPVSFGGTLAVPAMTGLMLVSVPAERAGLASGVLNTFRQVGGAVAVAVYGALVTGASFTRGMRTGLIAAAVLLAATAALAALRARTPRYLKPCPARRRSGCRR; from the coding sequence ATGCCCGCCACTGTCCCCGTCGCCGACCGCCCGGCCCCGTCCGGCACCGGCCCCGGTTCAGCCGCGGTGCCGGTGGCGGGTTCGGGGTTCGCGCTGGGGGCGGCGCTGCTGGGGTTCTTCGTGATCACGCTGGACGCGCTGATCGTCAGCGTCGCGCTGCCCGCGATCGGCTCCGATCTGGGTGGCGGGATCAGCGGGCTGCAGTGGGTGGTGGACGGCTACACCCTGATGCTGGCGGCGCTGCTGCTGTCGGCGGGGTCGGTCTCGGACCGGATCGGCGCGAAGCGCGCGTTCGGTCTTGGGCTGGGGCTGTTCCTGGTGGCGTCGGCGGCTTGCGCCCTCGCCCCGGGGCTGGGGGTGCTGGTGGGTGCGCGGCTGGTGCAGGGAGCGGGGGCAGCGGTGATGATGCCGGCGACGCTGGCGCTGATCCGCGAGGCGTTCCCGGACGCGGACCGGCGCACTCGGGCGCTGGGGCTGTGGGCGGTGGGCGGGTCGGTGGGCTCGGCTGCGGGCCCTTTGGTGGGTGGGGCGCTGGCAGGGTGGGACTGGCGGTGGATCTTCTTCATCAACCTGCCCGTTGGCGCGCTGGCGCTGGGGCTGCTGGGCCGCGCACCCTCCTCGCCGCGGCGGGCGGTGCCGTTCGACGTGGTCGGCCAGGTCGCCGCGGTGGCGGCGCTGGGCGCGCTCACCTACGCGTTGATCGAGGGCGGCCAGGCCGGCTTCGCCAGCGTTCGGATCGTGGCGGCGCTGGTGCTCGCGGTGGCGTCGGCAGGGGTGTTCCTGGTCCGCCAGGCGCGGGGGCGGGCACCGATGATGCCGCTGGATCTGTTCCGCTCCCGCCCGGTGGTGGCCGCGTTGGTGGCCGGGTTCGCTCTGAACGTCGGCTTCTACGGGGTGACGTTCCTGTTCAGCCTGTACTTCCAGACCTTCCGCGGCATGTCGGCGGCGCTCACGGGCCTGCTGTTCCTGCCGATGACGCTGCAGAGCGTGGGCGTGTCCTTCGTCTCCGCGGCGGCGACCCGCCGGTTCGGTGCCAGGGCGACGATGGTGGCCGGGCAGGTGGTGATGGGTGCCGGGCTGCTGGTGCTGTGCCTGCTGCCGGCCACGGTGCCGGTGGGGGTGGTCGCGGTGTTGCTGATGCCGGTGTCGTTCGGCGGCACGCTGGCGGTCCCGGCGATGACCGGCCTGATGCTGGTCTCCGTCCCGGCCGAGCGGGCCGGGCTGGCCTCCGGCGTGCTGAACACCTTTCGCCAGGTGGGCGGGGCCGTGGCCGTCGCTGTCTACGGCGCCCTCGTCACCGGGGCCTCCTTCACCCGCGGCATGCGTACCGGCCTGATCGCCGCCGCCGTCCTGCTCGCCGCCACCGCGGCCCTGGCCGCCCTGCGCGCCCGCACCCCCCGGTACCTGAAACCCTGCCCCGCCCGGCGGCGGAGCGGATGCCGCCGGTGA
- a CDS encoding aldo/keto reductase produces MQTVTLNNGVQMPILGFGVYQIPADRTERAVAQALEAGYRLLDTAAAYGNEEAVGHAIKNSGIRREELFVTTKLWVQNAPAQDNTRRALETSLATLGLDHVDLYLMHQPYGDVYGQWRAMERAQREGLTRAIGVANFYPDRLLDLILNNETAPQVDQIETHPFFQRDPDHALMREHRVRHQAWGGFAEGKNDLFTHPVLSKIGEAHGKSVAQVVLRWLIQRDIVTIPKSVNPDRMAQNIDVFDFALTDDQMAAIAALDTGKTLFFDHHDPEMVAWLSKRRIEG; encoded by the coding sequence GTGCAGACCGTCACCCTGAACAACGGCGTCCAGATGCCGATCCTCGGCTTCGGCGTCTACCAGATCCCCGCGGACCGGACCGAGCGTGCCGTCGCCCAGGCCCTGGAGGCCGGCTACCGCCTGCTGGACACCGCCGCCGCCTACGGCAACGAGGAAGCCGTCGGCCACGCCATCAAGAACAGCGGCATCCGGCGCGAGGAGCTGTTCGTCACCACCAAGCTGTGGGTGCAGAACGCCCCCGCCCAGGACAACACCCGCCGTGCCCTGGAAACCTCCCTCGCCACGCTGGGCCTGGACCACGTCGACCTGTACCTGATGCACCAGCCCTACGGCGATGTCTACGGCCAGTGGCGCGCCATGGAGAGGGCCCAACGCGAGGGCCTGACCCGAGCCATCGGCGTCGCCAACTTCTACCCCGACCGGCTGCTGGACCTGATCCTCAACAACGAGACCGCCCCGCAGGTCGACCAGATCGAGACCCACCCCTTCTTCCAGCGTGACCCCGACCACGCCCTGATGCGCGAGCACCGTGTGCGACACCAGGCGTGGGGCGGCTTCGCCGAAGGCAAGAACGACCTGTTCACCCACCCCGTCCTCAGCAAGATCGGCGAGGCGCACGGCAAGTCGGTCGCGCAGGTCGTACTGCGCTGGCTCATCCAGCGCGACATCGTTACCATCCCCAAGTCCGTCAACCCCGACCGGATGGCGCAGAACATCGACGTCTTCGACTTCGCCCTCACCGACGATCAGATGGCTGCCATCGCCGCCCTCGACACCGGCAAGACCCTGTTCTTCGACCACCACGACCCCGAGATGGTCGCCTGGCTCAGCAAGCGCCGTATCGAGGGGTGA
- a CDS encoding aldo/keto reductase has product MNRTLGSTGIEVSAIGVGCWAIGGPLHAGAEQFGWGAVDDDESTAALHRAFDLGATFFDTASNYGAGHSEKVLGRAFAGRRDQVVIATKWGNTFDETTGEATGQDATPAYLRTAVEGSLRRLGTDYLDLYQFHISDAPLATALDLVDTLEELVTAGKIRAYAWSTDDAANAAGFAEAAPSCAAIQHDCSVLNPAPEMVAVVEASGLASVARGPLAMGLLSGKYHGGRRVASDDVRAQGHRWIPYFGQDGAGDPEWLSRIDAVREVLTGNGRTLAQGALAWLLARTDAVIPIPGCRTVAQVEENLGTLAHGPLPAVEFAEVEALLR; this is encoded by the coding sequence ATGAACCGCACTCTGGGCAGCACCGGCATCGAGGTCAGCGCGATAGGCGTGGGCTGCTGGGCCATCGGCGGCCCGCTGCACGCCGGCGCGGAGCAGTTCGGCTGGGGCGCGGTGGACGACGACGAGTCGACCGCAGCCCTCCACCGAGCCTTCGACCTGGGCGCGACCTTCTTCGACACCGCCTCCAACTACGGGGCGGGACACAGCGAGAAGGTCCTCGGCCGGGCCTTCGCCGGCCGTCGCGACCAGGTGGTGATCGCCACCAAGTGGGGCAACACCTTCGACGAGACCACCGGCGAGGCCACCGGCCAGGACGCCACCCCGGCCTACCTGCGCACCGCTGTCGAGGGCAGCCTGCGCCGCCTCGGCACCGACTACCTCGACCTCTACCAGTTCCACATCTCCGACGCCCCGTTGGCCACCGCCCTCGACCTGGTCGACACCCTTGAGGAGTTGGTGACGGCGGGCAAGATCCGCGCCTACGCCTGGTCCACCGACGACGCCGCCAACGCCGCCGGTTTCGCCGAGGCGGCCCCGAGTTGCGCGGCGATCCAGCACGACTGCTCGGTGCTCAACCCGGCGCCGGAGATGGTGGCGGTGGTGGAGGCGTCGGGCCTGGCCTCCGTCGCGCGCGGCCCGCTGGCCATGGGCCTGCTCTCCGGCAAGTACCACGGCGGCCGCCGGGTGGCCTCCGACGACGTCCGCGCCCAGGGCCACCGGTGGATCCCCTACTTCGGCCAGGACGGCGCGGGCGATCCGGAGTGGCTGTCCCGCATCGACGCCGTCCGCGAGGTGCTGACCGGCAACGGCCGCACCCTCGCGCAGGGCGCTCTGGCCTGGCTGCTGGCCCGCACCGACGCCGTCATCCCCATCCCCGGCTGCCGGACCGTCGCCCAGGTCGAGGAGAACCTCGGTACCCTCGCCCACGGCCCGCTGCCCGCAGTCGAGTTCGCCGAAGTGGAGGCCCTGCTGCGCTAG